The genomic DNA GGAAGCTCCAGACACAGGACTACTGGCTCTGGAGGTTTGctggttgtttttggtttgataTGTTTGAAAGGCCATATCGAGCTGTTCCTGGGCAACCCGTAGGTGCCGATGTAGGCTGGCCAGATCAGATGGTATGTTCTCATCTGGGCTGGTGCACTGCTGCTCGTGATCCTTATTAGCTACGTTCTGTTCGTGGGTGACGAGGCTGTTGGGGATCCTGgcaggtttttctgttttcattacGAGGTTGTACCCTTGAGGGGAGGCTGGGATGTTGCGAGAGAATGGATAGCCATAAGGTGTACGATGgcccctcttcctctttaagCGAAGGGTATCTCGAAAAGTGCCAATTCCCAAGTGAAGCATCTCACAAACATTTAGCACAAGACAAAGACAGCTTACCACATACATGATAAGGAGGAAGATTGTTTTTTCCGTGGGCCTGGAGATGAAGCAGTCCACTCTGTGTGGACAAGGGACCCTGTTGCATACATATGATGGGCTAACTCGAAAACCATAAAGGAGATACTGTCCTACAAGGAAAGCAATTTCAAAAATAGCTCGAGACATCAGCTGAAAAACATAGATTCTCATCAGGCCTTCCTGCATAATTTTACGGCGACCATCATGCTTTGGTTGGCCTTTACTGGTGCTGCTCACAGCTTCAGGCTttgcctcctccacctccagtgTATTGCTATAGATCATGGGCTCtgcatcatcatcttcatcctcttctaaAACATCTTCCAGTTGGTGAGCTTCTCTCCATCTGGAGTGAGGAAGAGGCTTCTTGTGGAGCCTCTTGAGTTTATTTTTCTCCATGTCTGAACTTCGGGCTATCTTGTGGATGGCATATCCCATGTACATTATGGAAGGGGTAGAAATCATGATGATCTGGAAGACCCAGAATCGTACATGCGAGAGAGGGGCAAAGGCATCATAGCAGACATTGTCACAACCTGGCTGCTTGGTGTTGCAGGTGAACTTGGACTGCTCGTCTGAGTAGATGGACTCGCCTCCGACTGCCGTGAGAACAATGCGGAAGATGATGAGCACGGTCAGCCACACTTTCCCCACAAATGTGGAGTGGTTGTGGATCTCTTCCAAAAGACGAGTAAGAAAGCTCCAGCTCATGTTTCTCTAGCAAATGTTTCAATTAGAACCtgtagaaagaataaaaaattaattaagatCCAGGAAGGCATTGAATTAAAGGTGTGAGATGCAGATTAATTTTAGATGAGTAGCACTAGGAATTTAATTCCTTCGTAACCTCTCATTTCAACCACACGATATATTCTCTTTAGTTTTATGACataaatgtctgtgtttttatgtcagtACAAAGCTGGTCCAGACTAAAACTGATTATAGTTATGGCCAGTTTGGAATCAATGAAATGACTCACATGTAATCTTGAGAAGATGCTGCTGTATCATTTGCAACTGCATGTCACACAATTTATTAgcaatgaaatgtatttaacaCATGTCTCAAGCAACTGTATTTATCTGCGCAGGGGTACTTGATCCAAAAGGAGGCATTCGTTTGCAATATCAAACACAGAACAATGACCTTTATTGAATCATGTCCTTGATGAGCAGAGTGACGTTATTCTATTGCACACAGCACGCACTATTTCTAATATATTGTTTCAGCTGATTGAAACACTTCGTAAAACAGTAACACTGGCAAAGATTGGTTTCAAAAACAGGGGAAAATGTCGCTACAAAAATCCCCCCATGCCATTATCACAACGGTGAAAAcgttgcacacacaaacacacacacacacacacacacacacacacacacacacacacacacacacacacacacacacgcatacacacacataaagagaTGATATGCTGTCATACTCTCCTCACAGTCAGAATCACTATGAGGTAAATGAAGCTGCGATGCGATGAGGAGATAGT from Antennarius striatus isolate MH-2024 chromosome 18, ASM4005453v1, whole genome shotgun sequence includes the following:
- the gjc2 gene encoding gap junction gamma-2 protein, whose protein sequence is MSWSFLTRLLEEIHNHSTFVGKVWLTVLIIFRIVLTAVGGESIYSDEQSKFTCNTKQPGCDNVCYDAFAPLSHVRFWVFQIIMISTPSIMYMGYAIHKIARSSDMEKNKLKRLHKKPLPHSRWREAHQLEDVLEEDEDDDAEPMIYSNTLEVEEAKPEAVSSTSKGQPKHDGRRKIMQEGLMRIYVFQLMSRAIFEIAFLVGQYLLYGFRVSPSYVCNRVPCPHRVDCFISRPTEKTIFLLIMYVVSCLCLVLNVCEMLHLGIGTFRDTLRLKRKRGHRTPYGYPFSRNIPASPQGYNLVMKTEKPARIPNSLVTHEQNVANKDHEQQCTSPDENIPSDLASLHRHLRVAQEQLDMAFQTYQTKNNQQTSRASSPVSGASMAEQNRVNTVQEKQGARPKSSTEKSATIVKNGKTSVWI